Proteins from one Paenibacillus amylolyticus genomic window:
- a CDS encoding phage head-tail connector protein, translated as MATFSRLDKIQALLGPASLEQGPLLSVLIEDAEADLLSWTNRQTIPPGLEPTVRQLVIMRYNKVGIEGQSGHSEGGVSRSFVDLPADLQRTISHHRLLKVVGRT; from the coding sequence ATGGCCACATTTAGTCGTTTGGATAAGATACAAGCCCTGTTAGGTCCAGCATCATTGGAGCAGGGCCCTTTGTTGTCTGTCTTGATCGAGGACGCGGAAGCGGATCTACTGAGCTGGACGAACCGGCAGACCATTCCGCCAGGGCTTGAACCTACCGTTCGGCAACTGGTTATCATGCGGTACAACAAAGTGGGCATCGAGGGGCAAAGCGGTCACAGTGAGGGCGGCGTCAGTCGTTCCTTTGTGGATCTGCCTGCGGATCTCCAGCGGACCATTAGCCATCACCGGTTGCTGAAAGTGGTGGGACGGACATGA
- a CDS encoding minor capsid protein yields the protein MKKRSNAYWDRRAQQRMAEYHRDADTTIRTVTRGYQMAQEEIQMEIDKIFKTFSKDMDPKRAKRFLNQKIPNPLLKLAQKWYPRVKNDQIKRWLLARMNAPAYRARISRLQALKEQIALQGKVIADVELTASRNGYVKAIRKSYYRSIFDIQKGFGLGFNFARIPFGDIEAILMNPWSGSHFSSSVWSNTERLADQVTDVVTSGFMSGLSSVKMAQKLSELMQSGLFAASRLIRTETTYMSNAGEMAAYKEAGVDQYQFMATLDSRTSERCRKHDLKVYDVAEAQPGKNMPLCIPGVGVQPEGGLVKMQLLVCSDVPEIHRPGRPCSYRLT from the coding sequence ATGAAGAAGAGGAGTAACGCCTATTGGGACCGACGGGCGCAGCAGCGCATGGCTGAGTATCACCGTGATGCGGATACGACGATTCGGACCGTTACCCGTGGATATCAGATGGCCCAGGAAGAGATCCAGATGGAGATTGATAAGATATTCAAGACGTTCAGCAAGGACATGGATCCGAAGCGAGCAAAGCGATTCCTCAACCAGAAGATCCCGAATCCGCTGCTGAAGCTGGCGCAGAAGTGGTACCCCCGGGTGAAGAACGACCAGATCAAGCGGTGGCTGTTGGCTCGTATGAATGCACCGGCTTATCGGGCAAGAATTTCCCGTCTGCAGGCGTTGAAAGAGCAGATCGCGCTTCAGGGCAAGGTGATTGCAGATGTGGAGCTGACGGCCAGTCGTAACGGTTATGTGAAGGCGATCCGGAAGAGTTATTACCGTTCCATCTTCGATATACAGAAAGGGTTCGGACTCGGGTTCAACTTTGCGCGGATCCCGTTCGGTGATATCGAAGCCATTCTAATGAATCCTTGGAGTGGCAGCCATTTCAGCAGCAGCGTATGGTCTAACACGGAGCGCCTGGCCGATCAGGTGACGGATGTGGTCACGTCCGGATTCATGAGTGGACTCAGCTCGGTCAAGATGGCGCAGAAGCTGTCAGAACTGATGCAGTCGGGCCTGTTTGCCGCTTCTCGGCTTATCCGGACTGAAACCACCTATATGTCCAACGCAGGCGAGATGGCGGCGTACAAAGAGGCTGGCGTGGATCAGTATCAGTTTATGGCCACACTGGATAGCCGAACGTCTGAACGGTGTCGAAAGCATGATCTGAAGGTATATGACGTGGCAGAGGCACAGCCTGGTAAAAACATGCCCCTCTGCATCCCTGGTGTCGGAGTACAACCCGAGGGTGGTTTGGTGAAGATGCAATTGCTGGTATGCAGCGACGTGCCCGAGATCCACAGACCGGGAAGACCATGCTCGTACCGGCTAACGTGA
- a CDS encoding phage tail tube protein: MAGLLTKDTTLSYKATSGSSTYTEIGELMEVPELGGDPEQVEVTTLKDNTRRYIAGIKDLGDLTFSFLYDNSSATANFRILKGIQESGETKDFRVEYPDGTTHDFSAQVSVKMDPAAVNAALTFTAAFYLQSDIEITDPA, from the coding sequence ATGGCTGGACTATTAACCAAAGATACCACCTTGTCCTATAAGGCAACGAGTGGATCAAGCACATACACCGAAATCGGGGAATTGATGGAGGTTCCTGAACTAGGCGGAGATCCGGAGCAGGTAGAGGTAACCACGCTGAAAGATAATACTCGTCGTTACATTGCAGGGATCAAGGATCTCGGGGATCTGACGTTTTCATTTCTGTATGACAACTCTTCAGCAACGGCCAACTTCCGGATCCTGAAAGGGATTCAGGAGTCCGGCGAAACCAAGGATTTCCGCGTGGAGTATCCCGACGGTACGACGCATGACTTTAGCGCTCAAGTATCCGTCAAGATGGACCCGGCAGCCGTCAATGCGGCTCTGACGTTCACCGCTGCGTTTTACCTGCAGTCCGATATTGAGATCACAGACCCGGCCTAA
- a CDS encoding holin, producing the protein MTKKWWQAAGVRAIKTGAQVAIGVIGATTVFAAVDWRVVGGTVVLSVITSLLTSLAGLPEVSKGAGTDGEV; encoded by the coding sequence ATGACAAAGAAATGGTGGCAAGCTGCAGGTGTTCGTGCAATCAAAACAGGGGCCCAGGTGGCAATTGGTGTTATTGGTGCAACTACTGTATTTGCAGCAGTGGACTGGCGTGTAGTGGGTGGTACAGTCGTATTATCCGTAATCACAAGTCTACTTACTAGCCTGGCCGGATTGCCGGAAGTAAGCAAAGGAGCTGGTACAGATGGCGAAGTTTAA
- a CDS encoding copper amine oxidase, protein MKKFAHKIAYIAGGIIIGVVFSTSAGAFADTVKSMVGKKVTGEFTIVVDGKKLSDKGAVIDSRANVPARALSEALGADVSVSGKTINITSDGSDSTVSNSAEPTASIPAVTSNKYVGYTKASLIELRDSKINNTIKPVSEGRESILKEIADAKELIAKGVPVTNLEIFEKELASHDKILAEANAELKLIDEALATFK, encoded by the coding sequence ATGAAAAAGTTTGCGCACAAGATTGCTTATATTGCGGGTGGTATCATCATTGGTGTGGTATTTTCGACATCTGCAGGAGCGTTTGCTGATACAGTTAAGAGTATGGTAGGGAAGAAAGTAACAGGAGAATTTACCATCGTTGTTGATGGTAAAAAATTGTCAGACAAAGGTGCGGTTATTGATTCCCGTGCGAATGTTCCAGCGCGCGCCTTGTCTGAAGCACTAGGAGCTGATGTAAGTGTGAGTGGTAAAACAATTAACATTACTTCAGATGGTTCAGATTCCACAGTATCAAATAGTGCAGAACCTACTGCGAGTATTCCGGCTGTAACAAGCAACAAATATGTCGGGTATACTAAAGCCAGCTTAATAGAGCTTCGAGATAGTAAAATAAACAATACTATTAAACCTGTATCAGAAGGTAGAGAAAGCATCCTTAAAGAAATTGCTGATGCTAAAGAGTTAATAGCTAAAGGGGTGCCTGTTACGAATCTGGAAATCTTCGAAAAGGAATTAGCTTCTCATGACAAGATTTTGGCAGAAGCAAATGCTGAACTGAAACTAATTGACGAAGCTTTGGCAACATTTAAATAA
- a CDS encoding tail fiber protein, with amino-acid sequence MANRYGNLVGSKRISEDFETINVGFDRVQAEMDTKGTPADAQAKADAAKAAAIATAAEALAAHKARGADEHPNATGAAAGFMSSADKGRMNAATADPTASTLMQRDAEGRAKVTAPAAADDIARKAETDTVQANLDSHAMDTNIHVTEADHTKLNGIAAGAEVNQNAFAVINDVEASSKSDTVIFEGGTGITVTTDPEGKRIVLTATGEATPGAHASSHITGGTDVIPDAVVSGSSGLMSGSDAKFVRQDGESKTGAQAKADAAEQAANEYTDQKVGEIVIDDASLSQKGITKLSSATGSDSESEAATPKAVNTVRQLAVSQIGDLAELQTTDKDNLVDALNEVFTSGSEFKGDVADAITAKGVPTSASDSKATFVQNIESIETSTVINGQQQVTRTYAETIAANDPVLTKTTYTNDLNFAENLTAAAYLTLSPDGVYLAITIGTSPFITIFKRNGSTFSKLPDPAILPTGTAQALAFSSDGVYLAVPHNTSPFITIYKRTGDIFTKLPNPSVLPADFGQIALFSPDGTYLVVGNANTGPYLNIYKRSGDTFTRLPNPSILPSSGVLGLAFSSDGTYLYVGGSGSPYVIVYKRSGDTFTKINDSALALPSTGRAGAFSPDDAYLAIALTGSPTVYIYKRNGDSFTKLPDLGTLPLGNGVGISFSPTNGEHLIVAHSAPPI; translated from the coding sequence ATGGCCAACCGGTACGGGAACCTGGTCGGAAGCAAGCGGATTAGTGAAGATTTTGAAACGATAAATGTCGGTTTTGATCGTGTACAGGCTGAAATGGATACCAAAGGTACGCCAGCAGATGCCCAGGCTAAGGCCGATGCTGCCAAGGCGGCTGCTATTGCTACCGCAGCGGAAGCCTTGGCAGCGCATAAGGCACGCGGAGCCGATGAGCATCCCAATGCAACGGGAGCTGCAGCAGGCTTTATGAGTTCAGCTGATAAAGGCAGAATGAACGCTGCTACAGCCGATCCAACAGCCAGTACACTTATGCAACGTGACGCAGAGGGACGGGCCAAGGTGACGGCCCCAGCGGCAGCGGATGACATTGCCCGGAAGGCAGAAACGGACACCGTACAAGCCAATCTGGACAGCCATGCAATGGATACGAATATCCATGTAACAGAAGCGGACCACACCAAGCTAAACGGGATTGCTGCAGGAGCTGAGGTTAACCAAAACGCCTTTGCAGTTATCAACGATGTGGAAGCTTCCAGCAAGTCAGATACGGTTATCTTCGAAGGTGGTACAGGGATTACAGTCACAACCGATCCCGAAGGCAAGCGGATTGTTCTGACAGCAACAGGGGAAGCAACGCCGGGGGCTCATGCATCATCCCATATCACTGGCGGGACGGACGTCATCCCTGACGCTGTGGTTAGTGGCTCAAGTGGCCTGATGAGTGGTTCCGATGCAAAGTTTGTTCGTCAGGATGGGGAGAGCAAGACCGGGGCGCAGGCGAAGGCAGATGCAGCCGAACAGGCAGCCAATGAATACACGGATCAGAAGGTTGGGGAAATCGTTATTGATGATGCATCCCTATCTCAGAAAGGGATTACGAAGCTCTCCAGCGCTACCGGATCGGACAGTGAGAGCGAAGCCGCTACACCTAAAGCCGTGAACACGGTACGGCAATTGGCTGTATCTCAAATCGGGGATCTGGCAGAACTACAGACAACGGATAAAGACAACCTGGTTGATGCGCTCAACGAGGTTTTTACATCTGGCAGTGAGTTTAAAGGTGACGTTGCAGATGCGATCACTGCCAAGGGTGTTCCAACATCTGCATCTGATAGCAAGGCAACATTCGTCCAAAACATTGAATCTATAGAAACGTCAACGGTCATTAACGGACAGCAGCAAGTAACACGCACTTATGCGGAGACAATCGCGGCGAATGATCCGGTTCTTACTAAAACAACCTATACTAACGATTTGAATTTTGCAGAGAACCTAACAGCAGCAGCTTATTTAACACTTAGTCCGGACGGTGTGTATTTAGCTATCACTATTGGCACATCACCTTTTATCACAATATTCAAAAGAAATGGGTCAACGTTTTCTAAGTTACCTGACCCTGCTATTTTGCCAACTGGTACAGCTCAAGCACTAGCATTCAGCTCTGATGGTGTGTATCTTGCCGTGCCGCACAACACCAGTCCTTTCATAACAATTTACAAAAGGACTGGAGATATATTTACAAAACTCCCAAACCCATCTGTGTTACCTGCTGATTTTGGGCAGATTGCATTATTTAGCCCTGATGGTACGTATCTGGTCGTTGGGAATGCCAATACCGGACCATATTTAAATATTTATAAAAGATCAGGAGACACGTTCACTAGATTGCCTAATCCATCAATACTGCCTTCAAGTGGTGTTCTCGGATTGGCGTTTAGCTCAGACGGTACTTATTTATATGTTGGAGGGTCCGGATCTCCCTATGTCATCGTTTATAAAAGATCAGGAGACACGTTTACAAAAATTAATGATTCTGCTTTGGCTTTGCCAAGCACTGGCCGTGCTGGTGCTTTTAGTCCCGATGATGCCTACCTTGCAATCGCACTCACAGGCTCCCCTACTGTATATATATATAAACGAAATGGAGATAGTTTCACTAAGTTACCAGATTTGGGTACACTGCCTCTAGGTAATGGTGTGGGTATTAGTTTTAGCCCTACAAACGGGGAACATCTAATTGTCGCACATAGCGCGCCCCCTATATAA
- a CDS encoding major capsid protein, with translation MATILDLFNQREILNYLRDRQYPPLLGETLFPEVKRESLEFDMIVGAGRTPVIASIHAFDTEAEIGSREAAKQALGLALIKRKLGLTEKEIIALESPRNAQELQYLMQVVYNDIDVLVAGVRARVEAMRMEATANGTVTLDENNLSATIDYGVPAEHKEILSGTSRWTDPDSDPIGDMERFADALDEIPTRGLTSKEIMGALLRHPKVIGALYGTSALRVPSRSDLNAFLVERSLPALATYDAKYRKQNADGTFTTHRYFPANKIALFGDNPLGETIYGPTAEEVRLRRDPSIETQMVGNVLAMVYEENLDPVSTWKKAVATALPSFPEANNVFQGQVI, from the coding sequence ATGGCAACTATTTTGGATCTTTTTAATCAACGTGAGATTTTGAATTACCTGCGGGACAGACAATACCCGCCCCTTTTAGGTGAAACCCTGTTCCCTGAGGTTAAACGTGAATCGCTTGAGTTTGACATGATCGTGGGGGCTGGCCGTACACCGGTTATTGCTTCTATTCATGCGTTTGACACGGAGGCAGAGATTGGTTCCCGTGAAGCAGCTAAACAGGCCCTGGGTCTTGCGTTGATCAAGCGTAAGCTGGGACTGACGGAGAAAGAGATTATTGCTCTGGAGAGCCCGCGTAACGCTCAAGAGCTTCAGTACCTGATGCAGGTCGTGTATAACGACATTGACGTTCTTGTGGCTGGTGTCAGAGCACGTGTTGAAGCGATGCGGATGGAAGCCACAGCAAATGGTACGGTTACGCTGGATGAGAACAACCTGAGCGCGACTATTGACTATGGTGTCCCAGCGGAACACAAGGAGATCCTGAGCGGTACCAGCCGATGGACTGATCCGGACAGTGACCCAATCGGAGACATGGAACGTTTCGCTGACGCCTTGGACGAAATCCCAACTCGTGGATTGACGTCCAAAGAGATCATGGGTGCGTTGCTTCGTCACCCGAAAGTGATTGGTGCGCTCTACGGTACAAGTGCATTGCGTGTCCCTTCTCGTTCGGATCTGAATGCGTTCCTGGTTGAACGTAGCCTGCCGGCACTGGCGACATATGATGCCAAGTACCGTAAGCAGAATGCTGATGGTACCTTCACGACACACCGTTATTTCCCTGCTAACAAGATCGCTTTGTTTGGAGATAACCCACTGGGGGAAACCATCTATGGTCCGACAGCGGAGGAAGTGCGACTGCGCCGTGATCCAAGCATCGAGACACAGATGGTGGGCAATGTGTTGGCCATGGTCTATGAAGAGAACCTGGACCCAGTGAGCACGTGGAAAAAGGCTGTCGCTACGGCACTGCCAAGCTTCCCAGAAGCCAATAACGTGTTCCAAGGTCAAGTCATCTAA
- a CDS encoding HK97-gp10 family putative phage morphogenesis protein has protein sequence MAMQGMDRLMRKLARLGADKEAMKRGIHKATIKVQGDAKGLAPVGDTGDLRNSIKAQVTEERGKIIGEVSTNLEYAPYVEFGTGQRGQASPAPPKYDGDLSYRQDWKGMPAQPFMFPAAEQNKQIVPEIVAEELKKEIRRLGGR, from the coding sequence ATGGCCATGCAAGGAATGGATCGTCTCATGCGCAAGTTGGCCAGGCTTGGTGCAGACAAAGAGGCGATGAAGCGAGGTATCCACAAGGCCACCATCAAGGTGCAGGGGGATGCCAAGGGTTTGGCTCCTGTAGGTGATACGGGTGATCTCCGGAACAGCATTAAGGCTCAAGTTACGGAGGAGCGAGGGAAGATCATCGGAGAGGTATCCACGAATCTGGAGTATGCCCCGTATGTGGAGTTCGGTACCGGACAACGGGGCCAGGCCTCACCAGCTCCGCCGAAATATGACGGGGATCTCAGCTACCGACAGGACTGGAAGGGGATGCCGGCACAGCCGTTTATGTTCCCTGCTGCTGAGCAGAATAAACAGATTGTTCCTGAGATTGTGGCCGAGGAGCTGAAGAAGGAAATCAGAAGGTTAGGTGGTCGCTGA
- a CDS encoding DUF6096 family protein has translation MKYTTLTMNGKDYKLRLGAAHIEQLEKHLGGRNPLDILMGAEDGNLPSLTGTLRILHAAMLKFQHGVSFVDVQNLYDEYVDEGNTYMDLLPHLIEVFQVSGFFKQAPATGEVTGAANQ, from the coding sequence ATGAAATACACAACACTTACGATGAATGGCAAGGACTATAAATTGCGGCTTGGCGCTGCGCATATTGAACAATTGGAGAAGCACCTGGGCGGTCGTAATCCGCTGGATATTCTAATGGGTGCAGAAGACGGGAATCTACCTTCATTGACTGGGACGCTTCGTATTCTGCATGCTGCCATGCTGAAGTTTCAACACGGAGTTAGCTTTGTGGACGTTCAAAATCTGTATGACGAATATGTGGATGAGGGCAACACGTATATGGACCTTCTGCCCCATCTGATCGAGGTATTCCAAGTTAGTGGTTTTTTCAAGCAAGCTCCGGCGACGGGGGAAGTGACCGGGGCGGCGAACCAGTAA
- a CDS encoding DUF4355 domain-containing protein, giving the protein MKWNKYRYPLNLQLFADGDGGGSGEGAGAAGGGAPGDPGTGDSDKGGAGKVTFSVEQQAEVDRILGERLNKAQSKWDKDLQDKLEAAKTEAEKLAKMNAEQKAEHERQKREKALADRESDITRRELRATALEQLSEKKLPLSLAEVLVYTDADATNKSLEAVEKAFREAVEAGVNDRLKGDPPGGGGGKGSPASTGTNYAKAANDSGKAPAAALNPWG; this is encoded by the coding sequence ATGAAATGGAACAAGTATCGATACCCCCTTAACCTGCAGCTGTTTGCCGATGGCGATGGTGGCGGTTCGGGAGAGGGTGCAGGAGCAGCTGGTGGCGGCGCGCCGGGAGATCCCGGGACTGGTGATAGTGATAAAGGTGGAGCAGGCAAAGTAACCTTTTCTGTTGAGCAACAGGCCGAGGTAGACCGGATTCTCGGTGAGCGCTTGAATAAGGCTCAATCTAAATGGGATAAGGATCTCCAAGACAAATTGGAAGCAGCCAAGACCGAAGCCGAGAAGCTGGCCAAGATGAACGCCGAGCAGAAGGCAGAGCATGAACGCCAGAAGCGTGAGAAAGCCCTTGCTGATCGGGAGAGTGATATCACCCGTCGTGAGCTTCGGGCGACTGCGCTGGAACAGCTGAGTGAGAAGAAGTTGCCGCTGTCTCTGGCTGAGGTTTTGGTCTACACGGATGCAGATGCTACTAACAAGAGCCTGGAAGCCGTGGAAAAGGCATTCCGTGAAGCTGTTGAGGCTGGCGTGAATGATCGTCTGAAAGGTGATCCGCCAGGAGGCGGAGGCGGTAAAGGGAGTCCTGCCAGCACAGGTACCAATTACGCAAAGGCAGCAAATGATAGCGGAAAAGCCCCCGCTGCTGCACTTAATCCTTGGGGCTAA
- a CDS encoding polymer-forming cytoskeletal protein: MFPISPIYADYLKRPDREFIVKAIVGSEEYDDTKIVDFSIENSLSLTDGFAIGTAIPSKLTIKLRTNEVIPANARIMPYLSLSMRGMTWLQAQYPWEDMHISWTGTGTDWLPLGEFFVDDRERVNDVWTFTCYDKLVFADVAYVSSLTYPTTQRAVFNEICNRLGWTYDSSVVINAAYQIQAGPAGYTMRQVLQYIAAANSASLYIDKAGTVKFKRFTPSDEPVFEMTTFDYSSVRQTNPVKTYTRVVVTYNTEDELQYEAGTGDDNHTLYLENPFMTQAMVNNLQATLNGFSYLPLTMRAQGYPQLEQGDVISFEQQEGTSWDQTVSTWEDTHIPWDGIVRYKSLILHQVFRFAGGLSMTLEAPSVSEQQSEFKVDGTLTTAVNKLNKEAVKEGKSYYGATLTRTEGLTIEREDHLSKAVFNSDELTFYAGSDKAIWFDVPSRRYRLSGTLEAVDGVFSGNLQAAGGTFTGTLQGVNGTFSGSLQAASGTFEGTLKSGRVEGGEIIGSYIEGADILGARIRTATSGDRIELAPSGFVFYDSGSARRVTLGTNQSAGISGHTYYNASGQSQGLIYANPSELAVIGNNGLLMGSTSGRTVMQGQVHFSGTVTGLNLGISQVSGLTSQLQSLQNQIDSLRSSFNNHTHIVTTANHNHGNNANLPGTGGGTFTTSTP, encoded by the coding sequence ATGTTTCCAATATCACCGATCTATGCGGACTACCTGAAGCGGCCTGACCGAGAATTTATCGTGAAGGCCATAGTGGGATCTGAGGAATACGACGATACCAAGATTGTGGATTTCAGTATTGAGAACAGTCTGAGTTTGACGGACGGCTTTGCGATCGGGACGGCTATCCCTTCCAAGCTGACCATCAAGCTCCGGACGAATGAAGTCATCCCTGCAAATGCTCGAATCATGCCGTATCTGTCGTTATCGATGCGGGGGATGACCTGGCTACAGGCTCAGTACCCCTGGGAGGACATGCACATCTCCTGGACGGGTACCGGCACAGACTGGCTTCCCTTGGGAGAGTTCTTCGTCGATGATCGAGAACGGGTCAATGACGTATGGACCTTCACCTGTTATGACAAGCTGGTATTTGCTGATGTGGCTTACGTTTCGTCTTTAACGTATCCGACCACGCAGCGTGCTGTGTTCAATGAGATCTGTAACCGGCTCGGCTGGACCTATGACAGCAGTGTGGTAATCAATGCGGCTTATCAGATCCAGGCAGGTCCTGCAGGCTATACCATGCGTCAGGTGCTGCAATACATTGCGGCAGCCAATAGCGCCAGTCTCTACATCGATAAAGCCGGCACCGTAAAATTCAAACGGTTCACCCCTTCAGATGAACCGGTCTTTGAGATGACTACATTCGATTATTCATCTGTGAGACAAACGAATCCGGTTAAGACGTACACCAGAGTGGTCGTGACATACAACACGGAAGATGAGCTGCAATACGAAGCCGGTACCGGAGACGATAACCACACCCTCTACCTGGAGAATCCGTTCATGACACAAGCCATGGTGAATAACCTTCAGGCGACACTGAACGGTTTCTCCTATCTGCCTCTTACCATGAGAGCACAGGGGTATCCCCAACTGGAGCAGGGCGATGTAATTTCGTTCGAACAACAGGAAGGCACTTCCTGGGATCAGACGGTATCGACCTGGGAAGATACGCATATTCCGTGGGACGGTATTGTACGATACAAGTCGCTGATCTTGCACCAGGTGTTCCGGTTCGCCGGCGGGCTTAGCATGACACTGGAAGCCCCATCGGTTTCCGAGCAGCAGAGTGAATTTAAAGTAGACGGTACGTTGACCACAGCGGTCAATAAGCTCAACAAGGAAGCTGTGAAGGAAGGTAAGTCCTACTACGGCGCAACGCTCACTCGGACTGAGGGGCTGACCATTGAGCGCGAGGATCATCTGAGCAAAGCGGTATTCAACTCAGATGAGCTGACATTCTACGCTGGATCCGATAAGGCGATTTGGTTCGACGTCCCGAGTCGGCGCTATAGGCTCAGCGGTACCCTTGAAGCGGTAGATGGGGTGTTCAGTGGAAACCTACAAGCTGCAGGAGGAACATTTACAGGAACACTTCAGGGGGTTAATGGTACGTTCAGCGGATCTCTTCAAGCTGCCAGTGGTACATTCGAAGGAACCTTGAAGTCTGGACGTGTAGAGGGTGGCGAGATTATTGGTTCCTATATTGAGGGTGCCGACATTCTCGGTGCTCGGATCCGGACGGCAACCAGCGGTGATCGAATCGAATTAGCTCCAAGTGGATTCGTATTTTATGACTCTGGTAGCGCTCGGCGGGTTACGTTGGGGACAAACCAGTCTGCTGGAATTTCAGGGCACACTTATTACAACGCCAGTGGACAGTCCCAGGGATTGATCTATGCCAACCCGAGTGAGTTAGCGGTCATAGGTAATAACGGGTTACTTATGGGATCAACTTCAGGGCGGACTGTTATGCAGGGACAAGTTCACTTTTCTGGAACTGTAACGGGGCTGAACTTGGGTATCAGTCAAGTTAGTGGACTGACGAGCCAACTGCAATCCCTACAAAACCAAATAGATTCCCTGAGATCCAGTTTCAATAATCATACGCACATTGTTACAACAGCGAACCATAACCATGGAAATAATGCAAATCTACCTGGAACCGGTGGCGGAACCTTTACGACATCTACTCCGTAA
- a CDS encoding FaeA/PapI family transcriptional regulator, translating to MQRLSRREEEALQAIKEFFRDNKYPPTTRELSDMMGWSSSSTAHGYLDRLERKGYIKRSESIPRGIKIMTEDDIYGE from the coding sequence ATGCAGAGGTTAAGTCGCAGGGAAGAGGAAGCGTTACAGGCAATCAAAGAGTTCTTTCGAGATAACAAATATCCGCCCACTACCAGGGAGCTTAGCGACATGATGGGCTGGTCTTCTTCATCCACTGCACATGGGTACCTGGATAGATTGGAGAGAAAAGGTTATATTAAACGGTCTGAGTCAATTCCACGAGGCATCAAAATTATGACGGAGGATGATATTTATGGCGAGTAA
- a CDS encoding N-acetylmuramoyl-L-alanine amidase, protein MAKFKVLIDPGHGGKDPGAVDNGLLEKDIALKVSIGIKARLEGTYEDVEVLLSRSTDVFLELKERTNKANAAGADLLVSVHCNAGGGKGGFETFRYTSASQGSIKLQDALHKAIMSKLGGIDRGQKAKNLHMVRESKMPAVLTENLFVDVAADADRLKQSSVIDAIIDGHVQGIATYLGLAKTKEDKPVAQERDINVPSSWAKETWEALTKKGFFDGTRPGAPITREEMAIVVDRVLKHVDQNG, encoded by the coding sequence ATGGCGAAGTTTAAGGTTTTAATCGATCCAGGTCACGGGGGCAAGGATCCGGGTGCGGTAGACAACGGACTTCTTGAAAAGGATATCGCGCTGAAGGTGTCGATTGGTATCAAGGCCCGCTTGGAAGGAACCTACGAGGATGTAGAGGTTTTGTTGTCGAGATCCACAGATGTATTCCTGGAGCTGAAGGAGCGGACGAACAAGGCAAACGCTGCCGGTGCTGACCTCCTGGTATCCGTCCACTGTAATGCAGGCGGAGGCAAGGGCGGCTTCGAGACGTTCAGATACACATCTGCATCCCAGGGTAGTATTAAGCTGCAGGACGCTTTGCATAAGGCTATCATGAGCAAGTTGGGCGGAATTGATCGAGGCCAGAAGGCGAAGAACCTGCACATGGTCCGTGAATCCAAAATGCCGGCAGTATTAACGGAGAATCTGTTTGTCGATGTGGCAGCCGACGCGGATCGGTTGAAACAATCTAGTGTGATCGATGCAATTATCGATGGTCATGTCCAAGGTATTGCTACCTATCTGGGGCTGGCCAAAACGAAGGAGGACAAGCCAGTGGCGCAAGAACGAGATATCAACGTACCTAGTAGTTGGGCTAAAGAAACGTGGGAGGCTTTAACGAAGAAAGGTTTCTTTGATGGTACGAGACCTGGCGCGCCGATCACGCGAGAAGAAATGGCTATTGTAGTTGACCGGGTTTTGAAGCATGTTGATCAAAATGGGTAA
- a CDS encoding DUF6711 family protein yields MYLKINGADIAAMPASIQVTILDLDDAESTTRTADGTLHRDRVAVKRQIELTFNTLRMDQISPLLRQMSDIFFDFSYPDPMIGGYITKKVYVGDRPGNIPFEKDGVLYWSGFKMTLTER; encoded by the coding sequence TTGTATTTGAAAATAAATGGCGCTGATATTGCGGCCATGCCAGCTTCGATCCAAGTCACCATCCTGGATCTGGATGACGCAGAAAGTACGACACGGACCGCTGACGGCACCCTGCATCGGGACCGCGTGGCGGTCAAGCGTCAGATTGAGCTGACGTTCAACACGCTTAGAATGGATCAGATATCGCCTTTGCTTCGGCAGATGAGCGATATCTTTTTCGATTTCTCGTATCCGGATCCGATGATCGGGGGTTACATCACGAAGAAGGTTTATGTTGGTGATCGGCCAGGCAACATACCGTTTGAGAAAGATGGCGTGCTCTACTGGAGTGGATTTAAAATGACGCTGACAGAGAGGTGA